The Mycolicibacterium mageritense genome contains a region encoding:
- a CDS encoding universal stress protein — translation MTILAAFSASRHSSAPLHLATQIARSTGDSVVAAAVVERPWPPKGDPVEQEYLDYITTQATQILDRAVSALPSDVEIPTVVHQSTSVPSGLLELAVAHQANLVVVGSSSAGLLGRVALGSVTERLVHTAEMPVAIAPRGYSQSAGRIRRLTASYGGEADVNGLIPAAAELAKAWSATLRIVSFTVRNVVAFAGVIESSAEDLVVQQWSKRTYDEIVKRLNEVRERMDVPDVDVVVGTGHDWNSAVQSVPWAAGDMLVMGSGAAAQTSHVFLGSAAAKILRHAPVPVMIVPRHQPT, via the coding sequence ATGACGATCCTGGCGGCGTTCAGCGCCAGCCGCCACAGCAGCGCTCCCCTACACCTGGCAACCCAGATCGCCCGTTCGACCGGCGACTCGGTGGTGGCGGCCGCGGTGGTGGAGCGGCCGTGGCCGCCCAAGGGTGACCCGGTCGAACAGGAGTACCTCGACTACATCACCACGCAGGCCACCCAGATCCTCGATCGCGCGGTCAGCGCACTGCCGAGCGATGTCGAAATCCCCACGGTGGTACACCAATCCACCTCGGTCCCGAGCGGCTTGCTCGAGCTGGCCGTGGCCCATCAGGCCAACCTCGTGGTCGTCGGTTCATCGTCGGCGGGCCTGCTGGGCCGGGTCGCGCTGGGCAGCGTGACCGAGCGGTTGGTGCACACCGCCGAGATGCCCGTGGCGATCGCGCCGCGCGGCTACTCGCAGAGCGCGGGCCGCATCCGTCGCCTCACCGCGTCATACGGCGGCGAAGCCGATGTCAACGGGCTCATCCCGGCGGCGGCCGAACTGGCCAAGGCCTGGTCGGCGACGTTGCGCATCGTGTCGTTCACGGTCCGCAACGTGGTGGCGTTCGCCGGCGTCATCGAGTCGTCGGCCGAGGATCTCGTCGTCCAGCAGTGGTCGAAGCGCACGTACGACGAAATAGTGAAGCGGCTCAACGAGGTTCGCGAGCGCATGGACGTTCCCGACGTAGACGTCGTGGTGGGCACCGGGCACGATTGGAACTCCGCGGTCCAGAGCGTGCCGTGGGCCGCCGGCGACATGCTGGTGATGGGCTCGGGTGCGGCTGCGCAGACCTCACATGTGTTCCTCGGGTCGGCCGCGGCCAAGATCCTGCGGCACGCACCGGTGCCGGTCATGATCGTGCCGCGCCACCAGCCGACATAG
- a CDS encoding sensor histidine kinase: MPRGVAAAWSISGRSAFVAATVVFVSLAVAAAALATVLYRSMLSGVDTAAATRVVDVADALRTTPPTALDPALMATDERIVAVQVITAGGTVVERSSSAPRTPLIPIDEVGEGIRIGMPEHASPFGRIRFSAQTVDGVGGRYTVLVGEGSLLVASTVKTVIVALAIAAPIVVAVSAAATYLLVRRSMRSVDDIRTRVADISTSDLTERVPVPGSRDEIAALAVTMNEMLARIEAGHTAQQRFVGDASHELRSPLASIISALEVAAAHPELNQELAKSTLAEAHRMEALVADLLLLARADEEQLAANPTDVDLDDVAAAEVDRLQRISALRVRASLEPAQVRGAAPALSRVLRNLLDNAERHASTAIDVELHARKTQAVLTVDDDGPGIAVADRDRVFDRFVRLDQDRSRSAGGAGLGLAIVREIVAAHGGTVAIGESPGGGTRVTVQLPLSYAPESSR, from the coding sequence ATGCCAAGAGGAGTAGCCGCCGCGTGGAGCATCTCGGGCCGTTCGGCGTTCGTGGCCGCGACGGTGGTGTTCGTCAGCCTGGCCGTGGCCGCGGCCGCACTGGCCACGGTGCTGTACCGGTCGATGCTCTCGGGCGTTGACACCGCTGCGGCCACCCGGGTGGTCGACGTCGCCGACGCGCTGCGCACCACCCCACCGACCGCGCTCGATCCGGCACTGATGGCCACCGACGAACGCATCGTCGCGGTCCAGGTCATCACGGCCGGCGGGACTGTGGTCGAACGCTCGTCGTCGGCCCCGCGGACGCCACTGATCCCGATCGACGAGGTCGGCGAGGGCATCCGGATCGGGATGCCCGAGCACGCATCGCCTTTCGGCCGGATCAGGTTCAGCGCGCAGACGGTCGACGGGGTCGGCGGCCGCTACACCGTGCTGGTCGGCGAGGGCAGTCTGCTGGTCGCGTCGACGGTCAAGACCGTCATCGTCGCGCTGGCGATCGCGGCTCCCATCGTGGTCGCGGTGTCTGCGGCCGCCACCTACCTGCTGGTGCGCCGGTCGATGCGATCGGTGGACGACATCCGGACCCGCGTTGCCGACATCAGCACGTCGGATCTCACCGAACGCGTGCCGGTGCCGGGCAGCCGCGACGAGATCGCGGCGCTGGCAGTCACGATGAACGAGATGCTGGCGCGCATCGAAGCCGGGCACACCGCGCAACAGCGGTTCGTCGGCGACGCGTCCCACGAGCTGCGCAGTCCGCTGGCGAGCATCATCTCGGCGCTGGAAGTGGCCGCAGCGCACCCCGAGCTCAACCAGGAGCTGGCGAAATCCACGCTGGCCGAAGCGCATCGCATGGAGGCGCTTGTCGCGGATCTGCTGTTGCTGGCCCGCGCCGACGAAGAGCAGCTGGCCGCCAACCCGACCGACGTCGACCTCGATGACGTCGCCGCGGCGGAAGTGGATCGCCTGCAACGGATCAGCGCGTTGCGAGTCCGCGCGTCGCTCGAGCCGGCTCAGGTGCGCGGCGCGGCGCCCGCGCTGTCCCGCGTGCTGCGCAACCTGCTCGACAATGCCGAGCGGCACGCATCCACGGCCATCGACGTCGAGTTGCACGCCCGCAAGACACAGGCCGTCCTCACGGTCGACGACGACGGGCCCGGCATCGCGGTCGCCGACCGTGACCGGGTGTTCGACCGGTTCGTCCGGCTGGATCAGGACCGCTCCCGCAGCGCAGGCGGCGCGGGCCTCGGGCTGGCCATCGTCCGCGAAATCGTTGCAGCACATGGCGGCACGGTGGCCATCGGCGAATCGCCCGGTGGCGGGACGCGGGTCACCGTTCAGCTGCCGCTGTCGTACGCGCCCGAGTCGAGCCGATAG
- a CDS encoding response regulator transcription factor, which yields MKVLVVDDEPVLASTLSIGLRAEGFLVVESSDGVDGLWLAVEHNFDVVVLDIMLPGLSGYEVLRRMRAKNVWTPVLMLTAKDGEYDQTDAFDLGADDYLTKPFSFRVLVARLRALVRRSVPRRPTVLSAGTLTLDPARRVVERAGTEISLTPREYGLLEYLMRNKDNVVTKTEILRNVWDAHHHGPDNVVEVYVGYVRRKIDIPFGTNTIETVRGVGYRLDSGAYDSGS from the coding sequence ATGAAGGTTTTGGTCGTCGACGACGAACCCGTGCTGGCGTCGACGCTGAGCATCGGGTTGCGGGCCGAGGGCTTTCTGGTGGTCGAGTCGTCCGACGGTGTCGACGGGCTGTGGCTGGCCGTCGAGCACAACTTCGACGTCGTCGTCCTCGACATCATGCTGCCGGGACTGAGCGGCTACGAGGTGCTGCGCCGCATGCGGGCCAAGAACGTGTGGACGCCCGTGCTGATGCTGACCGCCAAGGACGGCGAGTACGACCAGACCGACGCGTTCGACCTCGGGGCTGACGACTACCTGACCAAGCCGTTCTCGTTCCGGGTACTGGTCGCCCGGCTGCGGGCCCTCGTGCGGCGCTCGGTGCCGCGGCGGCCCACCGTGCTGAGTGCGGGAACGCTGACGCTGGACCCCGCGCGCCGGGTCGTCGAACGCGCCGGGACGGAGATCTCGCTGACGCCGCGAGAGTACGGGCTGCTCGAGTACCTGATGCGCAACAAGGACAACGTGGTCACCAAAACCGAGATCCTGCGCAACGTTTGGGACGCCCACCATCACGGACCGGACAATGTGGTCGAGGTGTACGTCGGTTATGTGCGGCGCAAGATCGACATCCCGTTCGGCACCAACACCATCGAGACCGTTCGCGGCGTGGGCTATCGGCTCGACTCGGGCGCGTACGACAGCGGCAGCTGA
- a CDS encoding MspA family porin — protein MRVIRRMLIAAVTVMTAMVAALAGGGTANAGLDDELSLVDGQDRTLTIQQWDTFLNGVFPLDRNRLTREWFHSGRAKYIVAGPGAEEFEGTLELGYQIGFPWSLGVGINFSYTTPNILLDDVNINPLSAGFDPLAQVITPNLFPGVSISADLGNGPGIQEVATFSVDVKGPSGGVAVSNAHGTVTGAAGGVLLRPFARLIASTGDSVTTYGEPWNMN, from the coding sequence ATGAGGGTCATCAGGCGCATGCTGATTGCGGCGGTCACGGTGATGACGGCAATGGTTGCCGCACTGGCGGGCGGTGGAACAGCCAACGCCGGCTTGGACGACGAGCTGAGCCTGGTTGACGGCCAGGATCGGACGCTGACAATCCAGCAGTGGGATACGTTCCTCAACGGTGTGTTCCCGTTGGACCGCAACCGGCTGACGCGGGAGTGGTTCCACTCCGGCCGGGCCAAGTACATCGTCGCCGGACCAGGTGCCGAGGAGTTCGAGGGCACGTTGGAGCTCGGCTATCAGATCGGTTTCCCGTGGTCGTTGGGTGTCGGCATCAACTTCAGCTACACCACGCCCAACATCCTGCTCGACGACGTCAACATCAACCCGCTGTCGGCCGGTTTCGATCCGCTGGCGCAGGTGATCACGCCGAATCTGTTCCCGGGTGTTTCGATTTCCGCCGATCTGGGTAACGGCCCTGGTATCCAGGAAGTGGCGACCTTCTCGGTCGACGTGAAGGGCCCGAGCGGGGGTGTGGCGGTGTCCAATGCGCACGGCACCGTGACCGGTGCGGCCGGTGGTGTGCTGCTGCGTCCGTTCGCCCGGCTGATCGCGTCGACCGGTGACAGTGTCACCACCTACGGGGAGCCCTGGAACATGAATTAG
- a CDS encoding TetR/AcrR family transcriptional regulator gives MTFTPGRKTYHHGDLRRALIAEARAQLAETGPGDVTLRAVATAVGVSPAACYRHFADKEDLLAAVAAEGFDELTAIAVRVRTEGPPGIQTLHRMTCAYIEFAVSEQALYRLMRGAMFGDRARHATLVEAERRLRAEAEAALRSAREAGEIADLPIEDVTLTIHLMMHGLAVAASDGQVPDTDAAALSERIMAVLDTGLRPR, from the coding sequence ATGACGTTCACACCGGGCCGCAAGACCTATCACCACGGTGATCTGCGTCGGGCGCTGATCGCCGAGGCGCGCGCGCAACTCGCCGAGACCGGACCGGGCGACGTGACGCTGCGGGCGGTCGCCACGGCCGTCGGCGTATCGCCCGCGGCGTGCTACCGCCATTTCGCCGACAAAGAGGATCTCCTGGCCGCCGTGGCCGCCGAGGGTTTCGACGAGTTGACCGCGATCGCCGTCCGGGTCCGTACCGAAGGCCCGCCCGGCATCCAGACGTTGCACCGAATGACCTGTGCCTACATCGAATTCGCGGTGTCCGAACAGGCGTTGTACCGGTTGATGCGGGGTGCGATGTTCGGTGACCGCGCGCGGCACGCGACGCTCGTCGAGGCTGAGCGCCGGTTACGGGCGGAGGCCGAGGCGGCGCTGCGCTCGGCGCGTGAGGCGGGGGAGATCGCCGACCTGCCCATAGAAGACGTCACGCTCACGATCCACCTGATGATGCACGGACTCGCCGTGGCAGCCAGCGACGGTCAGGTGCCAGACACCGACGCCGCGGCCCTGTCCGAGCGGATCATGGCAGTTCTCGACACCGGGTTGCGGCCGCGGTAG
- a CDS encoding DUF6463 family protein — MNARNITAWGGRLAVVGAVAHVSLAAKARKPVWSQIADEGIVNTVTLEPTPEQLDKAEAFWFSPGSFGVPFGLLGALVLHMTRRGQPVPRWLGWTIAAWAGVAGVLLPKSGAWAIFTAGALLIAGNRKSLSANG; from the coding sequence GTGAACGCTCGTAACATTACCGCATGGGGCGGCAGGTTGGCCGTCGTCGGCGCCGTGGCGCACGTGTCGCTTGCCGCGAAGGCGCGAAAGCCGGTGTGGTCGCAGATCGCCGACGAGGGCATCGTCAACACGGTCACGTTGGAACCCACGCCCGAGCAGCTGGACAAGGCCGAGGCGTTCTGGTTCAGCCCCGGCAGCTTCGGGGTACCGTTCGGGCTGCTGGGTGCACTGGTTCTGCACATGACGCGACGCGGACAACCCGTGCCCCGCTGGCTCGGCTGGACGATTGCCGCGTGGGCTGGCGTGGCGGGCGTACTGCTTCCGAAATCCGGCGCGTGGGCCATCTTCACCGCGGGTGCGCTGTTGATCGCCGGGAATCGGAAGTCCTTGTCCGCCAACGGCTAG
- a CDS encoding HNH endonuclease family protein — MGRVIPSGGWTVLVVALVVAAVLGVAWLRRGPVSPPVGPLPVGTADYAGARAQLTRLPVKSWDRQTDFDRSAFGEAWSDDVDVEFGHNGCNTRDDILRRDLAELVIRPGTCYAQTGVLHDPYTGATLPFARGPQTSGAVQVDHLVSLADAWYKGARAWDPVRRRNFANDPRNLVAVASKSNFDKAFRDAASWLPPNAAFRCEFVARQVDVKAAYGLWVSAKERTAMAAVLDHC; from the coding sequence GTGGGGCGCGTCATTCCTTCGGGCGGATGGACCGTCCTGGTGGTGGCGCTCGTGGTCGCGGCCGTGCTCGGGGTGGCGTGGCTGCGGCGGGGCCCGGTGAGCCCGCCCGTCGGGCCACTGCCGGTTGGCACCGCGGACTACGCGGGCGCGCGCGCACAGCTCACACGTCTGCCCGTGAAGAGCTGGGACCGGCAGACCGATTTCGACCGGTCGGCCTTCGGTGAGGCCTGGAGCGACGACGTCGACGTCGAGTTCGGGCACAACGGCTGCAACACGCGCGACGACATCCTGCGCCGCGATCTCGCCGAGCTCGTGATCCGGCCCGGCACGTGCTACGCCCAGACCGGGGTGTTGCACGACCCGTACACCGGTGCGACGCTCCCGTTCGCCCGTGGCCCGCAGACCTCCGGCGCGGTCCAGGTCGACCACCTGGTGTCGTTGGCCGACGCCTGGTACAAAGGTGCTCGCGCATGGGATCCTGTGCGCCGCAGGAACTTTGCCAACGACCCGCGCAATCTGGTTGCTGTCGCGTCAAAGTCCAACTTCGACAAGGCGTTTCGCGACGCAGCGAGCTGGCTGCCGCCCAATGCGGCGTTTCGGTGCGAGTTCGTGGCCCGGCAGGTCGACGTGAAGGCGGCCTACGGGTTGTGGGTATCGGCCAAGGAGAGGACCGCGATGGCAGCGGTGCTCGACCACTGCTAG
- a CDS encoding FmdB family zinc ribbon protein yields MPTYSYACTECDNRFDAVQAFSDDALTTCPKCSGKLRKLFGSVGVVFKGSGFYRTDNRDSGKSSSNGSSKSSESSSSSSSEKSSSSDSSSSSSTSSSSAPVAAASS; encoded by the coding sequence GTGCCTACCTATTCCTATGCGTGCACCGAATGCGACAACCGCTTCGACGCGGTGCAGGCGTTCAGCGATGATGCGCTGACCACCTGCCCCAAGTGCTCCGGAAAGCTGCGCAAGCTCTTCGGTTCGGTGGGAGTGGTGTTCAAGGGCAGCGGGTTCTACCGCACCGACAACCGCGACTCGGGCAAGAGCTCGTCCAACGGCTCGTCGAAGAGTTCCGAGTCATCGAGCTCGTCGTCCTCCGAGAAGTCCTCCAGCTCGGACAGCTCGAGCTCGTCGAGCACCAGCTCGAGCTCCGCGCCTGTCGCGGCAGCCTCCAGCTGA
- a CDS encoding SAF domain-containing protein → MAASLNPSPIHRLTAALRPDWSKTVAARRVAAAALVVLAAVAAVRSDPHGEYTDIAVAVRDLTPGVELTADDVQLASHRKATLPEGAQTELAAVIGTTLAGPVRRGEVLTDVRLLGPRLAEATAGPDARIVPLHLADTALLDMIRPGDVVDVLTVGGEQEDSRPLVVATDAVVVLVSEKPKGTGSGTDRVALVALPARAATEVAGTGLVQAVTVVMH, encoded by the coding sequence ATGGCCGCTTCCCTCAATCCGTCACCGATTCACCGGCTGACGGCCGCGTTGCGCCCTGACTGGTCGAAGACCGTCGCGGCCCGCAGGGTCGCCGCGGCGGCGTTGGTCGTGCTTGCCGCGGTCGCCGCAGTGCGGTCCGATCCGCACGGCGAGTACACCGACATCGCGGTCGCGGTCCGTGACCTCACTCCCGGGGTCGAACTGACGGCCGACGACGTCCAGCTCGCGAGCCACCGCAAGGCGACGCTGCCCGAGGGCGCTCAGACCGAGCTGGCCGCCGTGATCGGTACCACCCTCGCCGGGCCGGTGCGGCGCGGCGAGGTGCTCACCGACGTGCGCTTGCTGGGCCCCCGGCTCGCCGAGGCGACGGCTGGGCCGGATGCCCGGATCGTGCCCTTACATCTCGCGGATACCGCACTGCTGGACATGATTCGGCCCGGCGACGTGGTCGACGTGCTGACGGTCGGCGGTGAACAAGAGGACAGCAGGCCGCTCGTGGTCGCAACGGACGCGGTCGTGGTTCTGGTGTCCGAGAAACCCAAGGGGACGGGCAGCGGCACTGATCGCGTGGCGCTGGTCGCGCTACCGGCCCGAGCCGCCACCGAGGTGGCAGGAACCGGCCTGGTGCAGGCCGTCACCGTCGTCATGCATTAG
- the mscL gene encoding large-conductance mechanosensitive channel protein MscL, with protein MLKGFKEFLSRGNVIDLAVAVVIGAAFTGLVTAFTEKVVQPLIDRVGAGPGKEYGILKISLGGDPETFVDFNAVVSAAINFLLVAAVLYFVIVLPYKKLRERGEVEQAQDTELSLLTEIRDLLAENGNGSSGKHVTGPGTGPSPDTAETTSADRT; from the coding sequence ATGTTGAAAGGCTTCAAGGAGTTCCTCTCCAGAGGCAACGTCATCGACCTTGCCGTCGCCGTCGTCATCGGCGCAGCGTTCACCGGTCTCGTTACGGCCTTCACCGAGAAGGTCGTCCAGCCCCTCATCGACCGCGTGGGCGCCGGACCGGGCAAGGAATACGGCATCCTCAAGATTTCTCTCGGCGGAGATCCTGAGACCTTCGTCGACTTCAACGCCGTGGTGTCGGCGGCCATCAACTTCCTGCTCGTCGCTGCGGTCCTCTACTTCGTGATCGTGCTGCCGTACAAGAAGTTGCGCGAGCGCGGCGAGGTCGAGCAGGCCCAGGACACCGAGCTGAGCCTGTTGACCGAGATTCGTGACCTCTTGGCCGAAAACGGCAACGGCTCCAGCGGCAAGCACGTCACCGGACCCGGCACCGGCCCGAGCCCGGACACCGCCGAGACGACGAGCGCGGACCGAACCTGA
- a CDS encoding MspA family porin, with translation MKAISRVLIAMVAAIAALFTSTGTSHAGLDNELSLVDGQDRTLTIQQWDTFLNGVFPLDRNRLTREWFHSGRAKYIVAGPGADEFEGTLELGYQIGFPWSLGVGINFSYTTPNILLDDANINPLSAGFNPLGRVITPNLFPGVSISADLGNGPGIQEVATFSVDVKGPNGGVAVSNAHGTVTGAAGGVLLRPFARLIASTGDSVTTYGEPWNMN, from the coding sequence ATGAAGGCAATCAGTCGGGTGCTGATCGCGATGGTTGCGGCGATTGCCGCGCTGTTCACGAGCACGGGCACCTCTCACGCAGGTCTGGACAACGAGCTGAGCCTGGTTGACGGCCAGGATCGGACGCTGACAATCCAGCAGTGGGATACGTTCCTCAACGGTGTGTTCCCCCTGGACCGCAACCGCCTGACCCGTGAGTGGTTCCACTCCGGCCGGGCCAAGTACATCGTCGCCGGCCCCGGCGCTGACGAGTTCGAGGGCACCCTGGAACTGGGTTACCAGATCGGTTTCCCCTGGTCGCTCGGCGTGGGCATCAACTTCAGCTACACCACGCCCAACATCCTGCTCGACGACGCCAACATCAACCCGCTGTCGGCCGGCTTCAACCCGCTGGGCCGGGTCATCACCCCGAACCTGTTCCCGGGTGTTTCGATCTCGGCTGACCTGGGCAACGGCCCCGGCATCCAGGAAGTAGCGACCTTCTCGGTCGACGTGAAGGGCCCCAACGGCGGTGTGGCGGTGTCCAACGCGCACGGCACCGTGACCGGTGCGGCCGGTGGTGTGCTGCTGCGTCCCTTCGCCCGCCTGATCGCCTCGACCGGTGACAGCGTCACCACCTACGGCGAGCCCTGGAACATGAACTGA
- a CDS encoding MogA/MoaB family molybdenum cofactor biosynthesis protein, with amino-acid sequence MEQPGELVGRALVVVVDDRTAHGEEDHSGPLVTELLGEAGFVVDGVVVVAADEVEIRNALNTAVIGGVDLVVSVGGTGVTPRDVTPEATTDILDRELLGISEALRASGLSAGIVDAGVSRGLAGISGSTLVVNIAGSRAAVRDGMATLSPLAVQIIGQLSSLEI; translated from the coding sequence ATGGAACAACCAGGGGAGTTGGTGGGCCGGGCACTTGTTGTCGTCGTCGACGATCGCACTGCTCACGGTGAAGAGGACCACAGCGGTCCGTTGGTCACGGAACTGCTCGGCGAAGCCGGGTTCGTGGTCGACGGCGTCGTCGTGGTCGCGGCCGACGAAGTCGAGATCCGCAACGCGTTGAACACAGCCGTCATCGGCGGCGTCGACCTCGTGGTGTCGGTCGGCGGCACTGGAGTCACACCGCGCGACGTGACCCCCGAGGCGACCACGGACATCCTCGACCGCGAACTGCTCGGCATTTCCGAAGCCTTGCGGGCATCCGGACTTTCCGCAGGCATCGTCGATGCAGGAGTGTCCCGCGGGCTTGCCGGAATCTCGGGAAGCACGCTCGTCGTGAACATCGCCGGCTCGCGGGCCGCGGTTCGCGACGGGATGGCCACGTTGAGCCCGCTGGCTGTGCAGATAATCGGCCAGCTATCAAGCTTGGAGATCTAA
- a CDS encoding S1C family serine protease, with translation MTNHPRYSQPQEPGQHSGAPGYPGGRPDPYQQQPYDWRYARQPQQPQLPPQPQPHQPPQQTQAYRGAYDPYRSSPHMPIAPQPVVVNKKRSKLALASGALAVAVVSAGIGGGVATLVHDDRPSFGTGLNGAAPSIPAAALPAGSVEQVAAKVVPSVVKLETDLGRASEEGSGIILTANGLILTNNHVVEGAKQGPGVPGGARTKVTFSDGTTKPFTVVGTDPSSDIAVVQAQDVSGLTPITLGSSQNLRVGQDVVAIGSPLGLEGTVTTGIVSALNRPVAAGGDTRNQNTVLDAIQTDAAINPGNSGGALVNMNGELVGINSAIATMGGDSPQAQSGSIGLGFAIPVDQAKRIADELIQNGSASHASLGVQVSNDKTTDGAKIVEVTNGGAASAAGLPSGVVVTKVDDRVINSADALVAAVRSKAPGDKVRLTYLDPAGKPQTIDVTLGKAEQ, from the coding sequence ATGACGAATCACCCGAGGTATTCCCAGCCGCAGGAGCCGGGTCAGCATTCCGGCGCGCCCGGTTACCCGGGTGGCCGTCCCGATCCCTATCAGCAGCAGCCGTACGACTGGCGCTACGCGCGTCAGCCGCAGCAGCCTCAGCTGCCGCCCCAACCGCAGCCGCACCAGCCACCGCAGCAGACGCAGGCCTACCGCGGCGCGTACGACCCGTACCGGTCGTCTCCGCACATGCCGATCGCGCCGCAGCCCGTTGTGGTCAACAAGAAGCGGTCCAAGCTGGCCCTGGCCTCGGGTGCGCTCGCGGTGGCCGTGGTGTCGGCCGGCATCGGCGGTGGGGTGGCCACGCTGGTGCACGACGACCGCCCGAGCTTCGGCACCGGCCTCAACGGCGCGGCCCCGAGCATTCCCGCGGCGGCGCTGCCCGCCGGCTCGGTCGAGCAGGTGGCCGCCAAGGTGGTTCCGAGCGTGGTCAAGCTGGAGACCGATCTCGGCCGGGCCTCTGAAGAGGGCTCGGGCATCATCCTCACGGCCAACGGCCTGATCCTGACCAACAACCATGTCGTCGAGGGCGCCAAGCAAGGCCCCGGCGTGCCCGGCGGCGCACGCACCAAGGTGACCTTCTCCGACGGCACCACCAAGCCGTTCACCGTGGTGGGCACCGATCCCAGCAGTGACATCGCGGTGGTGCAGGCGCAGGACGTCTCCGGGCTCACCCCGATCACCCTCGGTTCCTCACAGAACCTGCGCGTGGGCCAGGACGTGGTGGCCATCGGCTCGCCGCTCGGCCTGGAAGGCACCGTGACCACCGGCATCGTCAGCGCGCTGAACCGGCCGGTCGCGGCGGGCGGTGACACCCGCAACCAGAACACCGTGCTCGACGCGATCCAGACCGACGCCGCGATCAACCCCGGTAACTCAGGTGGCGCTCTGGTCAACATGAACGGTGAACTCGTCGGCATCAACTCGGCGATCGCGACCATGGGCGGTGACTCACCGCAGGCGCAGAGCGGGTCGATCGGGCTCGGCTTCGCGATTCCCGTCGATCAGGCCAAGCGGATCGCCGACGAACTGATCCAGAACGGCTCGGCCTCGCACGCGTCGCTCGGTGTGCAGGTCAGCAACGACAAGACGACCGACGGCGCCAAGATCGTCGAGGTCACAAATGGTGGCGCGGCATCGGCTGCCGGGCTGCCGAGCGGCGTGGTGGTCACGAAGGTCGACGATCGGGTGATCAACAGCGCCGACGCTCTCGTTGCCGCGGTGCGGTCCAAAGCACCCGGTGACAAAGTCAGGTTGACCTACCTCGACCCTGCTGGCAAACCACAAACCATCGACGTCACGCTGGGTAAGGCTGAGCAGTGA